TCCCGCCTGAAGAGTGAGCAGAAGGGTCTCGAGAAAGAGCGCGCGGAGATCATCACCTCCGTCAGCCCCGATTGGATTGCGCGATATGAGACGGTCCGTAAGAACCGGGGCGGACTCGCCGTTTGTCCCATCGTCGGTCAGACCTGTCAGGGCTGCCGGATGCCGGAGACCATCAGCCGATTTTTCGAGATTCGCGACTCCGATAATGAGATTTTCTCCTGCTCCAACTGCGGACGGATTCTCTACTACCAGGATGCCGAGGTCGTGGGTGCGGTATCTCCCTTGGACAAATCTGAATGAAGAAACGGCGCCTCACGGTATTTACGGACGGCGCCTCACGCGGCAATCCGGGCCCTGCCGGCGCGGCCGCCGTTCTCGTCGACGAGAGCGGCGCCTGCCTGGACGAAGTGCTCCGCTACCTGGGCCAGACCACGAACAATGTGGCCGAATACAACGCACTGATCATGGGCCTGGCCCGTGCGCGAGAGCTCGGCGCGGAGGCGGTGGAGGTGGTGACGGACTCCGAACTCCTGGCCCGCCAATGGAGCGGGGAGTACCGGGTGAAGAACGCCAACCTGCGCCCCCTTTACGAGGAAGCCAAGGAATTGGCCCGCAGTTTCGGAGAAATCGAGGTGCGGCACGTTCGCCGCGGTGAAAATTTCCGGGCCGATGCCGCCGCCAACCGCGCCATCGATGAAAAAAGAGAGTCCTGATCGTATATTGGCAGAAGAACCGGAGTGGGCTGCGCGGCCGCTCGCGGCCCTCGGGCCGCGGGAGGAAAGTCCGGGCTCCACAGGGCAGGGTGGTGGATAACGTCCACCGGGGGTGACCCCAGGGAAAGTGCCACAGAAAGGATACCGCCCCGCACCTCGGTACGGGGTAAGGGTGAAAAGGTGCGGTAAGAGCGCACCAGCGGTCCGGGTGACCGGACCGGCTTGGCAAACCCCACCCGGAGCAAGGCCAAATAAGGAGGCGCCTGAGGACGGCCCGTCCGAAGCCTCCGGGTAGGCCGCTTGAGGCGGAGGGCAATCTCCGTCCCAGATGGATGGTCGCGGCCCCGCTCTCTGGGCGGGTGACAGAACCCGGCTTACAGGCCCGCTCCGGTTCGTTTTTTTTTTACGCCCAGGCAGGCGGAGACGCCGGTCAGGAAAACCCATGCGCGAAGAAAATCTGATCGTTCAGAAAGACGGCCCGGTGGCGACCCTGATCATCAACCGTCCCAAGCAGCACAACGCCATCCTCCGCGAGATGTGGATCCGCCTGCCGGAGATCCTCGATGGCCTCGAGGCGGACGGGCAGACCCGGGTGGTCGTCATCCGCGGGGCGGGGGATAAGGCCTTCGCCTCGGGCCAGGACATCAGCGAACTGCGCACCTCGGTCACCCCCGAGACGGCCGCCGCCCACAGCGAGTTGATCGAGGCGGCATGGGCTCGTATCTGGCAGGTCCCCTTGCCCATCATCGCCATGGTGCACGGGTTCGCCATGGGGGGCGCGGCGGGGCTGCTTGCGGCCTGCGACCTGCGCTACGCGGCGGAAGATGCTATTGTCGCTGTTCCCGCGGCCCGTCTCGGCGTGGTCTACCCCGAGCTTCTGACCCGGCGGATTGTGGATTTGATCGGTCCGGCGCGGACGAAGGAAATGCTCATGACGGCCCGCCGCTATTCGGCGGATGAGGCCTATGAGATGGGTTTCATCAACCGTGTTTTGCCGAAGGCTGCGCTGGAGGCGTATACCTATGGGGTGGCCCGGACCCTTGCGGAGAATGCCCCGATCTCGGTTCGCGGTGCGAAGGAGATGGTGAACCTGATTCAGGACCAGTCGCTCGATGCGGAGAAAGCCGTGCGTGCCCGGGCCCTGCGCCTCTCCGGGTTCCACTCGGCGGACTTCCGCGAGGGCGTCGAGGCTTTTCTCGACAAACGCCCTCCCGTTTTCGGGAAAGACGAGGCCGACCCGGCCCGGTAAGGAAGGCCGGCGGAAGAAAAGGAAGGCGGCAACAATGGAGATGGCAGAGAAAGCCGAGACCGGCAGCGAATCGCTCGAGCCGGCCCAGATTGCCGAGGAGGCGGTCCGCGCCGCCGAAGTCCTCGCACCCCATCTTCGTCCGACCCCCACGCGGCTCTCCGAGCACTTCTCCGAACAGCTGGGCACCGAAATCTACTTCAAGCCCGAGAACTTCCAGCGGACCGGCTCCTTCAAGGTGCGCGGCGCCGTCTACGCCGTCAGCAAGCTCAATCAGAAGCAGCGTCAGTGGGGGGTGGTGACCGCCTCGGCCGGAAATCACGCCCAGGGCGTCGCTTTCGCCGCCAAGAAACTCGGCGTCAAGGCACTGGTCATCATGCCCGAGTACACCCCGAACACGAAGTACGACGCCGTCCGCTCGCTGGGCGCCGAGGTCGAACTCTACGGCCCCACGTTCGACGATGCCTATGCCCGCGCCCGCGAGATCGAACATGATCGCGGGCTGACGATGATCCCTCCCTTCGATCACCCGGACGTCATCGCCGGCCAGGGGACGCTCGGCCTTGAGATACTCGAAGAAGTCCCCGACGTGGGGACCATCATCATTCCAGTGGGCGGCGGCGGGCTGCTCTCCGGCGTCGCCTCGGTGGTGAAAACCCACCGGCCGGATGTGCGCATCGTCGCGGTGGTGCCCGAGGGGGTGCCGACGTTGCCCGCTTCCCTTTCGGCGGGGCGCATCGTGGAATCCGCGGACGTGCACACCATCGCCGACGGCGTGGCGGTCAAGCGCCTCGGCGAGCTGTGCTTCCCCCTCATTTTGCAGCTGGTCGATCAGACGGTGACGGTGAGCGACGACAACATGGCCAACGCCATCCTCGGGCTGCTCGAGCGCGAGCGGATGCTGGCCGAGGGGGCGGGCGCCGCCCCGCTGGCCGCGCTGCTCGAGCGGAAAACGCGCCTGACCGGGAAAACGGTCGCCCTCATCAGCGGCGGGAATCTGGACGTCAACCTCCTCTCGCGGATCATCGGCAAGGGGCTCGCACTGGCGAACCGCTACGCGCGCCTGCAGGTGCCCCTTCACGACATTCCGGGCGCGCTGGCGAAGCTCTCGCACATGGTGGCCGAGTGCCGCGTCAACATTATCCACATCGAACACGATCGGCTCTCGACCCTGGTGCCCATCAACCACACGCTCTCGACCCTCTATCTCGAGGTCAGGGGGCGCGATCATCTCGATACACTCATTCAGCGGCTTCTCGCCGAGGGGTACGAAGTCCGCCGGGAGGAAGCCTAGGCAATGCCGCACCCCCGGCGCGCGGTCATCAGCGTCAGCGACAAGCAGGGAGCCGCGGAACTCGGAAAAGCGCTTGCGGCGGCGGGCTGGGAGATTCTCTCCACCGGCGGAACGGCGCGCGCCCTGCGCGAGGCCGGCGTGCCCGTGAGGGATGTCTCCGAATACACCGGCCAGGCCGAGATCATGGGCGGCCGCGTCAAGACCCTTCATCCGAAACT
The sequence above is drawn from the bacterium genome and encodes:
- a CDS encoding enoyl-CoA hydratase-related protein, yielding MREENLIVQKDGPVATLIINRPKQHNAILREMWIRLPEILDGLEADGQTRVVVIRGAGDKAFASGQDISELRTSVTPETAAAHSELIEAAWARIWQVPLPIIAMVHGFAMGGAAGLLAACDLRYAAEDAIVAVPAARLGVVYPELLTRRIVDLIGPARTKEMLMTARRYSADEAYEMGFINRVLPKAALEAYTYGVARTLAENAPISVRGAKEMVNLIQDQSLDAEKAVRARALRLSGFHSADFREGVEAFLDKRPPVFGKDEADPAR
- a CDS encoding ribonuclease HI family protein, producing the protein MKKRRLTVFTDGASRGNPGPAGAAAVLVDESGACLDEVLRYLGQTTNNVAEYNALIMGLARARELGAEAVEVVTDSELLARQWSGEYRVKNANLRPLYEEAKELARSFGEIEVRHVRRGENFRADAAANRAIDEKRES
- the ilvA gene encoding threonine ammonia-lyase, whose amino-acid sequence is MAEKAETGSESLEPAQIAEEAVRAAEVLAPHLRPTPTRLSEHFSEQLGTEIYFKPENFQRTGSFKVRGAVYAVSKLNQKQRQWGVVTASAGNHAQGVAFAAKKLGVKALVIMPEYTPNTKYDAVRSLGAEVELYGPTFDDAYARAREIEHDRGLTMIPPFDHPDVIAGQGTLGLEILEEVPDVGTIIIPVGGGGLLSGVASVVKTHRPDVRIVAVVPEGVPTLPASLSAGRIVESADVHTIADGVAVKRLGELCFPLILQLVDQTVTVSDDNMANAILGLLERERMLAEGAGAAPLAALLERKTRLTGKTVALISGGNLDVNLLSRIIGKGLALANRYARLQVPLHDIPGALAKLSHMVAECRVNIIHIEHDRLSTLVPINHTLSTLYLEVRGRDHLDTLIQRLLAEGYEVRREEA